One window of Bos indicus isolate NIAB-ARS_2022 breed Sahiwal x Tharparkar chromosome 18, NIAB-ARS_B.indTharparkar_mat_pri_1.0, whole genome shotgun sequence genomic DNA carries:
- the LOC109572262 gene encoding zinc finger protein 112-like isoform X1, giving the protein MVSAFPQEKDKKMMKFQEPVSFKDVAVVFTEEELGLLDSAQRRLYQEVMLENFQNLLSVGNQPFKPELIFQLEREERLMMESQRGGCSGTKSPHNMESIQEVGLSCFSPKDLSTWQSWQRGAGRLTGCQDSMRNFQENISQLQKQGDSPCQVWAGIPIQISEDENCVLTHIGDGSNDIKNQEFPSWRAHHSWRKMYLTESRNYQCRCQQVSKENDFCKSDSISWISHHGDNLGVHRTGKNSSCHDCGEDVMKVSLLNHIQTGQKPYPGNEFRKAFSDDSSSEVHQQLDLEGKPCTYSACEKDCSYRSVLHIHQSVCRGDHCIFENSHLQSHQKGHAKEKPFKCEYSESINQCSSHNTYQLIPRGETSDRYSVYEKGFSHSLDLSSIVRVYIEEESHESEENGNAFNENSCLQAHQKIHTEEKRYTDMECEKGFICNSDLNIQHRVHMEEVPYNSEACANGFSLASHFQNLQIVHTREQPYKRYTCGNSFSQSSYLQAHQKIHIGEKPYKVCGNGFNWNSKLKDHQRVHTGEKPYKCSACGKGFSHRSVLNVHQRVHTGEKPYKCEECDKGFSRSSYLQAHQRVHTGEKPYKCEACGKGFSRNSYLQGHQRVHTGEKPYKCEECGKGFSRSSHLQGHQRVHTGEKPFKCEECGKGFSWSFNLQIHQRVHTGEKPYKCGECEKGFSKASTLLAHQRVHTGEKPYQCDECGKSFSQRSYLQSHQSVHTGERPYICEVCGKGFSQRAYLQGHQRVHTRVKPYKCEMCGKGFSQSSRLEAHQRVHTGGKPYKCAVCTKGFSESSRLQAHQRVHTEGRPYKCEQCGKGFSGFSSLQAHHRVHTGEKPYKCEVCGKGFSQRSNLQAHQRVHTGEKPYKCDACGKGFRWSSGLLIHQRVHSGDKFYTSEEYSKGYPSSENPYRSEVL; this is encoded by the exons GTCTCTGCCTTTCCCCAGGAAAAGGACAAGAAGATGATGAAGTTCCAG GAGCCAGTGTCCTTCAAGGACGTGGCTGTGGTCTTCACCGAGGAGGAGCTGGGGCTGCTGGACTCGGCTCAGAGGAGGCTGTACCAGGAAGTGATGCTGGAGAACTTCCAGAACCTGCTCTCAGTGG GAAATCAGCCCTTCAAACCAGAGCTTATATTCCAGCTGGAGAGAGAAGAGCGTTTGATGATGGAGTCCCAGAGAGGTGGGTGTTCAG GAACCAAGAGTCCACATAATATGGAAAGTATTCAAGAAGTGGGATTAAGCTGCTTTTCCCCCAAAGACCTTTCCACCTGGCAGTCCTGGCAACGAGGTGCAGGCAGGTTAACTGGGTGTCAAGATTCCATGAGAAACTTCCAAGAGAATATTTCTCAGTTGCAAAAACAAGGTGATTCCCCCTGCCAGGTTTGGGCAGGAATACCAATTCAGATTTCTGAAGATGAGAACTGTGTCTTGACTCACATAGGAGACGGTTCCAATGACATAAAAAATCAAGAATTTCCCTCTTGGCGAGCCCACCATTCTTGGAGGAAAATGTACCTTACAGAGTCACGTAATTATCAATGTCGATGTCAGCAAGTTTCCAAGGAAAATGATTTCTGTAAATCTGACAGCATCAGTTGGATCTCACATCATGGTGATAATCTGGGTGTACACAGAACAGGAAAAAACTCCAGCTGCCATGACTGTGGAGAAGATGTCATGAAGGTTTCATTGCTTAATCATATTCAAACAGGGCAAAAGCCCTATCCTGGTAATGAGTTCAGAAAAGCCTTCAGCGATGACTCCAGCTCTGAAGTTCATCAGCAATTAGATTTAGAAGGAAAGCCCTGTACATACAGTGCATGTGAAAAGGACTGTAGTTACAGGTCAGTTCTTCATATTCATCAGAGTGTTTGTAGAGGAGatcattgtatttttgagaattcaCATCTGCAATCGCATCAGAAAGGACACGCAAAAGAGAAGCCATTTAAATGTGAATACAGTGAGAGCATCAATCAGTGCTCCTCTCATAACACATATCAACTTATACCCAGAGGAGAGACGTCTGATAGATACAGCGTGTATGAGAAAGGCTTCAGTCATAGCTTAGACCTTAGTAGTATTGTTAGGGTCTACATCGAGGAGGAATCCCATGAATCTGAGGAGAATGGGAATGCCTTTAATGAGAATTCTTGTCTTCAAGCCCATCAGAAAATCCACACTGAAGAGAAACGATACACAGACATGGAGTGTGAGAAAGGTTTCATTTGTAACTCAGATCTGAACATTCAGCACAGAGTTCACATGGAAGAGGTTCCCTATAATTCTGAGGCATGTGCTAATGGCTTCAGTCTGGCCTCACATTTTCAAAACCTTCAGATAGTCCACACTAGGGAACAACCCTATAAACGTTACACATGTGGTAACAGCTTCAGCCAAAGTTCGTATCTTCAAgcccatcagaaaattcacatcggagagaaaccttacaaggTGTGTGGGAATGGCTTCAACTGGAATTCAAAACTTAAAGATCATCAGAGAGTCCACACTGGCGAGAAGCCGTACAAATGCAGTGCATGTGGTAAAGGCTTCAGTCATAGATCTGTTCTTAATGTTCATCAGAGAGTCCACACAGGAGAGAAGCCTTATAAGTGTGAGGAGTGTGATAAGGGTTTCAGTCGGAGTTCATACCTTCAAGCCCATCAGAGAGTCcacacaggagaaaaaccatacaaatgtgaggcatgtgggaaggGCTTCAGTCGTAATTCATACCTTCAAGGGCATCAGAGAGTCCACACTGGCGAGAAACCATACAAGTGCGAGGAGTGTGGGAAGGGCTTCAGTCGGAGTTCACACCTTCAAGGCCACCAAAGGGTTCACACGGGAGAAAAACCATTCAAGTGTGAGGAGTGTGGGAAGGGCTTCAGTTGGAGCTTTAATCTTCAAATTCATCAGAGGgttcacacaggagagaaaccctataaATGTGGAGAATGTGAGAAGGGCTTCAGCAAGGCCTCAACTCTTTTGGCCCATCAGAGAgtccacacaggagagaaaccctacCAGTGTGATGAGTGTGGTAAGAGCTTCAGTCAGAGGTCTTACCTTCAGAGCCATCAGAGTGTCCACACTGGAGAGAGACCATACATCTGTGAGGTTTGTGGGAAGGGTTTCAGTCAGAGAGCATATCTTCAAGGCCACCAGAGAGTCCACACCAGAGTGAAGCCGTATAAATGTGAGATGTGTGGGAAGGGCTTTAGTCAGAGCTCACGCCTTGAAGCACATCAGAGGGTCCACACCGGAGGGAAACCCTACAAATGTGCAGTGTGCACGAAGGGTTTCAGTGAGAGTTCCCGCCTCCAAGCCCATCAGAGGGTCCACACAGAAGGGAGGCCCTATAAATGTGAACAGTGCGGCAAGGGCTTCAGTGGGTTTTCAAGTCTTCAAGCCCATCACAGAGTCCACACTGGGGAAAAACCATACAAATGTGAAGTGTGTGGAAAGGGCTTCAGTCAGAGATCAAACCTCCAGGCTCATCAGAGAgtccacacaggagagaaaccctacAAATGTGACGCGTGCGGTAAGGGTTTCCGTTGGAGTTCAGGTCTTCTAATTCATCAAAGAGTCCACAGTGGTGATAAATTCTATACAAGTGAAGAGTATAGTAAGGGTTATCCTTCATCAGAGAATCCGTACAGAAGCGAAGTTCTGTAA
- the LOC109572262 gene encoding zinc finger protein 112-like isoform X3 — protein sequence MLLSGILGSVVREVSVGRVTSGSGTRGRGLRSSRKGLCLSPGKGQEDDEVPGNQPFKPELIFQLEREERLMMESQRGGCSGTKSPHNMESIQEVGLSCFSPKDLSTWQSWQRGAGRLTGCQDSMRNFQENISQLQKQGDSPCQVWAGIPIQISEDENCVLTHIGDGSNDIKNQEFPSWRAHHSWRKMYLTESRNYQCRCQQVSKENDFCKSDSISWISHHGDNLGVHRTGKNSSCHDCGEDVMKVSLLNHIQTGQKPYPGNEFRKAFSDDSSSEVHQQLDLEGKPCTYSACEKDCSYRSVLHIHQSVCRGDHCIFENSHLQSHQKGHAKEKPFKCEYSESINQCSSHNTYQLIPRGETSDRYSVYEKGFSHSLDLSSIVRVYIEEESHESEENGNAFNENSCLQAHQKIHTEEKRYTDMECEKGFICNSDLNIQHRVHMEEVPYNSEACANGFSLASHFQNLQIVHTREQPYKRYTCGNSFSQSSYLQAHQKIHIGEKPYKVCGNGFNWNSKLKDHQRVHTGEKPYKCSACGKGFSHRSVLNVHQRVHTGEKPYKCEECDKGFSRSSYLQAHQRVHTGEKPYKCEACGKGFSRNSYLQGHQRVHTGEKPYKCEECGKGFSRSSHLQGHQRVHTGEKPFKCEECGKGFSWSFNLQIHQRVHTGEKPYKCGECEKGFSKASTLLAHQRVHTGEKPYQCDECGKSFSQRSYLQSHQSVHTGERPYICEVCGKGFSQRAYLQGHQRVHTRVKPYKCEMCGKGFSQSSRLEAHQRVHTGGKPYKCAVCTKGFSESSRLQAHQRVHTEGRPYKCEQCGKGFSGFSSLQAHHRVHTGEKPYKCEVCGKGFSQRSNLQAHQRVHTGEKPYKCDACGKGFRWSSGLLIHQRVHSGDKFYTSEEYSKGYPSSENPYRSEVL from the exons GTCTCTGCCTTTCCCCAGGAAAAGGACAAGAAGATGATGAAGTTCCAG GAAATCAGCCCTTCAAACCAGAGCTTATATTCCAGCTGGAGAGAGAAGAGCGTTTGATGATGGAGTCCCAGAGAGGTGGGTGTTCAG GAACCAAGAGTCCACATAATATGGAAAGTATTCAAGAAGTGGGATTAAGCTGCTTTTCCCCCAAAGACCTTTCCACCTGGCAGTCCTGGCAACGAGGTGCAGGCAGGTTAACTGGGTGTCAAGATTCCATGAGAAACTTCCAAGAGAATATTTCTCAGTTGCAAAAACAAGGTGATTCCCCCTGCCAGGTTTGGGCAGGAATACCAATTCAGATTTCTGAAGATGAGAACTGTGTCTTGACTCACATAGGAGACGGTTCCAATGACATAAAAAATCAAGAATTTCCCTCTTGGCGAGCCCACCATTCTTGGAGGAAAATGTACCTTACAGAGTCACGTAATTATCAATGTCGATGTCAGCAAGTTTCCAAGGAAAATGATTTCTGTAAATCTGACAGCATCAGTTGGATCTCACATCATGGTGATAATCTGGGTGTACACAGAACAGGAAAAAACTCCAGCTGCCATGACTGTGGAGAAGATGTCATGAAGGTTTCATTGCTTAATCATATTCAAACAGGGCAAAAGCCCTATCCTGGTAATGAGTTCAGAAAAGCCTTCAGCGATGACTCCAGCTCTGAAGTTCATCAGCAATTAGATTTAGAAGGAAAGCCCTGTACATACAGTGCATGTGAAAAGGACTGTAGTTACAGGTCAGTTCTTCATATTCATCAGAGTGTTTGTAGAGGAGatcattgtatttttgagaattcaCATCTGCAATCGCATCAGAAAGGACACGCAAAAGAGAAGCCATTTAAATGTGAATACAGTGAGAGCATCAATCAGTGCTCCTCTCATAACACATATCAACTTATACCCAGAGGAGAGACGTCTGATAGATACAGCGTGTATGAGAAAGGCTTCAGTCATAGCTTAGACCTTAGTAGTATTGTTAGGGTCTACATCGAGGAGGAATCCCATGAATCTGAGGAGAATGGGAATGCCTTTAATGAGAATTCTTGTCTTCAAGCCCATCAGAAAATCCACACTGAAGAGAAACGATACACAGACATGGAGTGTGAGAAAGGTTTCATTTGTAACTCAGATCTGAACATTCAGCACAGAGTTCACATGGAAGAGGTTCCCTATAATTCTGAGGCATGTGCTAATGGCTTCAGTCTGGCCTCACATTTTCAAAACCTTCAGATAGTCCACACTAGGGAACAACCCTATAAACGTTACACATGTGGTAACAGCTTCAGCCAAAGTTCGTATCTTCAAgcccatcagaaaattcacatcggagagaaaccttacaaggTGTGTGGGAATGGCTTCAACTGGAATTCAAAACTTAAAGATCATCAGAGAGTCCACACTGGCGAGAAGCCGTACAAATGCAGTGCATGTGGTAAAGGCTTCAGTCATAGATCTGTTCTTAATGTTCATCAGAGAGTCCACACAGGAGAGAAGCCTTATAAGTGTGAGGAGTGTGATAAGGGTTTCAGTCGGAGTTCATACCTTCAAGCCCATCAGAGAGTCcacacaggagaaaaaccatacaaatgtgaggcatgtgggaaggGCTTCAGTCGTAATTCATACCTTCAAGGGCATCAGAGAGTCCACACTGGCGAGAAACCATACAAGTGCGAGGAGTGTGGGAAGGGCTTCAGTCGGAGTTCACACCTTCAAGGCCACCAAAGGGTTCACACGGGAGAAAAACCATTCAAGTGTGAGGAGTGTGGGAAGGGCTTCAGTTGGAGCTTTAATCTTCAAATTCATCAGAGGgttcacacaggagagaaaccctataaATGTGGAGAATGTGAGAAGGGCTTCAGCAAGGCCTCAACTCTTTTGGCCCATCAGAGAgtccacacaggagagaaaccctacCAGTGTGATGAGTGTGGTAAGAGCTTCAGTCAGAGGTCTTACCTTCAGAGCCATCAGAGTGTCCACACTGGAGAGAGACCATACATCTGTGAGGTTTGTGGGAAGGGTTTCAGTCAGAGAGCATATCTTCAAGGCCACCAGAGAGTCCACACCAGAGTGAAGCCGTATAAATGTGAGATGTGTGGGAAGGGCTTTAGTCAGAGCTCACGCCTTGAAGCACATCAGAGGGTCCACACCGGAGGGAAACCCTACAAATGTGCAGTGTGCACGAAGGGTTTCAGTGAGAGTTCCCGCCTCCAAGCCCATCAGAGGGTCCACACAGAAGGGAGGCCCTATAAATGTGAACAGTGCGGCAAGGGCTTCAGTGGGTTTTCAAGTCTTCAAGCCCATCACAGAGTCCACACTGGGGAAAAACCATACAAATGTGAAGTGTGTGGAAAGGGCTTCAGTCAGAGATCAAACCTCCAGGCTCATCAGAGAgtccacacaggagagaaaccctacAAATGTGACGCGTGCGGTAAGGGTTTCCGTTGGAGTTCAGGTCTTCTAATTCATCAAAGAGTCCACAGTGGTGATAAATTCTATACAAGTGAAGAGTATAGTAAGGGTTATCCTTCATCAGAGAATCCGTACAGAAGCGAAGTTCTGTAA
- the LOC109572262 gene encoding zinc finger protein 112-like isoform X5, with product MLLSGILGSVVREVSVGRVTSGSGTRGRGLRSSRKGLCLSPGKGQEDDEVPGNQPFKPELIFQLEREERLMMESQRGTKSPHNMESIQEVGLSCFSPKDLSTWQSWQRGAGRLTGCQDSMRNFQENISQLQKQGDSPCQVWAGIPIQISEDENCVLTHIGDGSNDIKNQEFPSWRAHHSWRKMYLTESRNYQCRCQQVSKENDFCKSDSISWISHHGDNLGVHRTGKNSSCHDCGEDVMKVSLLNHIQTGQKPYPGNEFRKAFSDDSSSEVHQQLDLEGKPCTYSACEKDCSYRSVLHIHQSVCRGDHCIFENSHLQSHQKGHAKEKPFKCEYSESINQCSSHNTYQLIPRGETSDRYSVYEKGFSHSLDLSSIVRVYIEEESHESEENGNAFNENSCLQAHQKIHTEEKRYTDMECEKGFICNSDLNIQHRVHMEEVPYNSEACANGFSLASHFQNLQIVHTREQPYKRYTCGNSFSQSSYLQAHQKIHIGEKPYKVCGNGFNWNSKLKDHQRVHTGEKPYKCSACGKGFSHRSVLNVHQRVHTGEKPYKCEECDKGFSRSSYLQAHQRVHTGEKPYKCEACGKGFSRNSYLQGHQRVHTGEKPYKCEECGKGFSRSSHLQGHQRVHTGEKPFKCEECGKGFSWSFNLQIHQRVHTGEKPYKCGECEKGFSKASTLLAHQRVHTGEKPYQCDECGKSFSQRSYLQSHQSVHTGERPYICEVCGKGFSQRAYLQGHQRVHTRVKPYKCEMCGKGFSQSSRLEAHQRVHTGGKPYKCAVCTKGFSESSRLQAHQRVHTEGRPYKCEQCGKGFSGFSSLQAHHRVHTGEKPYKCEVCGKGFSQRSNLQAHQRVHTGEKPYKCDACGKGFRWSSGLLIHQRVHSGDKFYTSEEYSKGYPSSENPYRSEVL from the exons GTCTCTGCCTTTCCCCAGGAAAAGGACAAGAAGATGATGAAGTTCCAG GAAATCAGCCCTTCAAACCAGAGCTTATATTCCAGCTGGAGAGAGAAGAGCGTTTGATGATGGAGTCCCAGAGAG GAACCAAGAGTCCACATAATATGGAAAGTATTCAAGAAGTGGGATTAAGCTGCTTTTCCCCCAAAGACCTTTCCACCTGGCAGTCCTGGCAACGAGGTGCAGGCAGGTTAACTGGGTGTCAAGATTCCATGAGAAACTTCCAAGAGAATATTTCTCAGTTGCAAAAACAAGGTGATTCCCCCTGCCAGGTTTGGGCAGGAATACCAATTCAGATTTCTGAAGATGAGAACTGTGTCTTGACTCACATAGGAGACGGTTCCAATGACATAAAAAATCAAGAATTTCCCTCTTGGCGAGCCCACCATTCTTGGAGGAAAATGTACCTTACAGAGTCACGTAATTATCAATGTCGATGTCAGCAAGTTTCCAAGGAAAATGATTTCTGTAAATCTGACAGCATCAGTTGGATCTCACATCATGGTGATAATCTGGGTGTACACAGAACAGGAAAAAACTCCAGCTGCCATGACTGTGGAGAAGATGTCATGAAGGTTTCATTGCTTAATCATATTCAAACAGGGCAAAAGCCCTATCCTGGTAATGAGTTCAGAAAAGCCTTCAGCGATGACTCCAGCTCTGAAGTTCATCAGCAATTAGATTTAGAAGGAAAGCCCTGTACATACAGTGCATGTGAAAAGGACTGTAGTTACAGGTCAGTTCTTCATATTCATCAGAGTGTTTGTAGAGGAGatcattgtatttttgagaattcaCATCTGCAATCGCATCAGAAAGGACACGCAAAAGAGAAGCCATTTAAATGTGAATACAGTGAGAGCATCAATCAGTGCTCCTCTCATAACACATATCAACTTATACCCAGAGGAGAGACGTCTGATAGATACAGCGTGTATGAGAAAGGCTTCAGTCATAGCTTAGACCTTAGTAGTATTGTTAGGGTCTACATCGAGGAGGAATCCCATGAATCTGAGGAGAATGGGAATGCCTTTAATGAGAATTCTTGTCTTCAAGCCCATCAGAAAATCCACACTGAAGAGAAACGATACACAGACATGGAGTGTGAGAAAGGTTTCATTTGTAACTCAGATCTGAACATTCAGCACAGAGTTCACATGGAAGAGGTTCCCTATAATTCTGAGGCATGTGCTAATGGCTTCAGTCTGGCCTCACATTTTCAAAACCTTCAGATAGTCCACACTAGGGAACAACCCTATAAACGTTACACATGTGGTAACAGCTTCAGCCAAAGTTCGTATCTTCAAgcccatcagaaaattcacatcggagagaaaccttacaaggTGTGTGGGAATGGCTTCAACTGGAATTCAAAACTTAAAGATCATCAGAGAGTCCACACTGGCGAGAAGCCGTACAAATGCAGTGCATGTGGTAAAGGCTTCAGTCATAGATCTGTTCTTAATGTTCATCAGAGAGTCCACACAGGAGAGAAGCCTTATAAGTGTGAGGAGTGTGATAAGGGTTTCAGTCGGAGTTCATACCTTCAAGCCCATCAGAGAGTCcacacaggagaaaaaccatacaaatgtgaggcatgtgggaaggGCTTCAGTCGTAATTCATACCTTCAAGGGCATCAGAGAGTCCACACTGGCGAGAAACCATACAAGTGCGAGGAGTGTGGGAAGGGCTTCAGTCGGAGTTCACACCTTCAAGGCCACCAAAGGGTTCACACGGGAGAAAAACCATTCAAGTGTGAGGAGTGTGGGAAGGGCTTCAGTTGGAGCTTTAATCTTCAAATTCATCAGAGGgttcacacaggagagaaaccctataaATGTGGAGAATGTGAGAAGGGCTTCAGCAAGGCCTCAACTCTTTTGGCCCATCAGAGAgtccacacaggagagaaaccctacCAGTGTGATGAGTGTGGTAAGAGCTTCAGTCAGAGGTCTTACCTTCAGAGCCATCAGAGTGTCCACACTGGAGAGAGACCATACATCTGTGAGGTTTGTGGGAAGGGTTTCAGTCAGAGAGCATATCTTCAAGGCCACCAGAGAGTCCACACCAGAGTGAAGCCGTATAAATGTGAGATGTGTGGGAAGGGCTTTAGTCAGAGCTCACGCCTTGAAGCACATCAGAGGGTCCACACCGGAGGGAAACCCTACAAATGTGCAGTGTGCACGAAGGGTTTCAGTGAGAGTTCCCGCCTCCAAGCCCATCAGAGGGTCCACACAGAAGGGAGGCCCTATAAATGTGAACAGTGCGGCAAGGGCTTCAGTGGGTTTTCAAGTCTTCAAGCCCATCACAGAGTCCACACTGGGGAAAAACCATACAAATGTGAAGTGTGTGGAAAGGGCTTCAGTCAGAGATCAAACCTCCAGGCTCATCAGAGAgtccacacaggagagaaaccctacAAATGTGACGCGTGCGGTAAGGGTTTCCGTTGGAGTTCAGGTCTTCTAATTCATCAAAGAGTCCACAGTGGTGATAAATTCTATACAAGTGAAGAGTATAGTAAGGGTTATCCTTCATCAGAGAATCCGTACAGAAGCGAAGTTCTGTAA
- the LOC109572262 gene encoding zinc finger protein 112-like isoform X2, with translation MVSAFPQEKDKKMMKFQEPVSFKDVAVVFTEEELGLLDSAQRRLYQEVMLENFQNLLSVGNQPFKPELIFQLEREERLMMESQRGTKSPHNMESIQEVGLSCFSPKDLSTWQSWQRGAGRLTGCQDSMRNFQENISQLQKQGDSPCQVWAGIPIQISEDENCVLTHIGDGSNDIKNQEFPSWRAHHSWRKMYLTESRNYQCRCQQVSKENDFCKSDSISWISHHGDNLGVHRTGKNSSCHDCGEDVMKVSLLNHIQTGQKPYPGNEFRKAFSDDSSSEVHQQLDLEGKPCTYSACEKDCSYRSVLHIHQSVCRGDHCIFENSHLQSHQKGHAKEKPFKCEYSESINQCSSHNTYQLIPRGETSDRYSVYEKGFSHSLDLSSIVRVYIEEESHESEENGNAFNENSCLQAHQKIHTEEKRYTDMECEKGFICNSDLNIQHRVHMEEVPYNSEACANGFSLASHFQNLQIVHTREQPYKRYTCGNSFSQSSYLQAHQKIHIGEKPYKVCGNGFNWNSKLKDHQRVHTGEKPYKCSACGKGFSHRSVLNVHQRVHTGEKPYKCEECDKGFSRSSYLQAHQRVHTGEKPYKCEACGKGFSRNSYLQGHQRVHTGEKPYKCEECGKGFSRSSHLQGHQRVHTGEKPFKCEECGKGFSWSFNLQIHQRVHTGEKPYKCGECEKGFSKASTLLAHQRVHTGEKPYQCDECGKSFSQRSYLQSHQSVHTGERPYICEVCGKGFSQRAYLQGHQRVHTRVKPYKCEMCGKGFSQSSRLEAHQRVHTGGKPYKCAVCTKGFSESSRLQAHQRVHTEGRPYKCEQCGKGFSGFSSLQAHHRVHTGEKPYKCEVCGKGFSQRSNLQAHQRVHTGEKPYKCDACGKGFRWSSGLLIHQRVHSGDKFYTSEEYSKGYPSSENPYRSEVL, from the exons GTCTCTGCCTTTCCCCAGGAAAAGGACAAGAAGATGATGAAGTTCCAG GAGCCAGTGTCCTTCAAGGACGTGGCTGTGGTCTTCACCGAGGAGGAGCTGGGGCTGCTGGACTCGGCTCAGAGGAGGCTGTACCAGGAAGTGATGCTGGAGAACTTCCAGAACCTGCTCTCAGTGG GAAATCAGCCCTTCAAACCAGAGCTTATATTCCAGCTGGAGAGAGAAGAGCGTTTGATGATGGAGTCCCAGAGAG GAACCAAGAGTCCACATAATATGGAAAGTATTCAAGAAGTGGGATTAAGCTGCTTTTCCCCCAAAGACCTTTCCACCTGGCAGTCCTGGCAACGAGGTGCAGGCAGGTTAACTGGGTGTCAAGATTCCATGAGAAACTTCCAAGAGAATATTTCTCAGTTGCAAAAACAAGGTGATTCCCCCTGCCAGGTTTGGGCAGGAATACCAATTCAGATTTCTGAAGATGAGAACTGTGTCTTGACTCACATAGGAGACGGTTCCAATGACATAAAAAATCAAGAATTTCCCTCTTGGCGAGCCCACCATTCTTGGAGGAAAATGTACCTTACAGAGTCACGTAATTATCAATGTCGATGTCAGCAAGTTTCCAAGGAAAATGATTTCTGTAAATCTGACAGCATCAGTTGGATCTCACATCATGGTGATAATCTGGGTGTACACAGAACAGGAAAAAACTCCAGCTGCCATGACTGTGGAGAAGATGTCATGAAGGTTTCATTGCTTAATCATATTCAAACAGGGCAAAAGCCCTATCCTGGTAATGAGTTCAGAAAAGCCTTCAGCGATGACTCCAGCTCTGAAGTTCATCAGCAATTAGATTTAGAAGGAAAGCCCTGTACATACAGTGCATGTGAAAAGGACTGTAGTTACAGGTCAGTTCTTCATATTCATCAGAGTGTTTGTAGAGGAGatcattgtatttttgagaattcaCATCTGCAATCGCATCAGAAAGGACACGCAAAAGAGAAGCCATTTAAATGTGAATACAGTGAGAGCATCAATCAGTGCTCCTCTCATAACACATATCAACTTATACCCAGAGGAGAGACGTCTGATAGATACAGCGTGTATGAGAAAGGCTTCAGTCATAGCTTAGACCTTAGTAGTATTGTTAGGGTCTACATCGAGGAGGAATCCCATGAATCTGAGGAGAATGGGAATGCCTTTAATGAGAATTCTTGTCTTCAAGCCCATCAGAAAATCCACACTGAAGAGAAACGATACACAGACATGGAGTGTGAGAAAGGTTTCATTTGTAACTCAGATCTGAACATTCAGCACAGAGTTCACATGGAAGAGGTTCCCTATAATTCTGAGGCATGTGCTAATGGCTTCAGTCTGGCCTCACATTTTCAAAACCTTCAGATAGTCCACACTAGGGAACAACCCTATAAACGTTACACATGTGGTAACAGCTTCAGCCAAAGTTCGTATCTTCAAgcccatcagaaaattcacatcggagagaaaccttacaaggTGTGTGGGAATGGCTTCAACTGGAATTCAAAACTTAAAGATCATCAGAGAGTCCACACTGGCGAGAAGCCGTACAAATGCAGTGCATGTGGTAAAGGCTTCAGTCATAGATCTGTTCTTAATGTTCATCAGAGAGTCCACACAGGAGAGAAGCCTTATAAGTGTGAGGAGTGTGATAAGGGTTTCAGTCGGAGTTCATACCTTCAAGCCCATCAGAGAGTCcacacaggagaaaaaccatacaaatgtgaggcatgtgggaaggGCTTCAGTCGTAATTCATACCTTCAAGGGCATCAGAGAGTCCACACTGGCGAGAAACCATACAAGTGCGAGGAGTGTGGGAAGGGCTTCAGTCGGAGTTCACACCTTCAAGGCCACCAAAGGGTTCACACGGGAGAAAAACCATTCAAGTGTGAGGAGTGTGGGAAGGGCTTCAGTTGGAGCTTTAATCTTCAAATTCATCAGAGGgttcacacaggagagaaaccctataaATGTGGAGAATGTGAGAAGGGCTTCAGCAAGGCCTCAACTCTTTTGGCCCATCAGAGAgtccacacaggagagaaaccctacCAGTGTGATGAGTGTGGTAAGAGCTTCAGTCAGAGGTCTTACCTTCAGAGCCATCAGAGTGTCCACACTGGAGAGAGACCATACATCTGTGAGGTTTGTGGGAAGGGTTTCAGTCAGAGAGCATATCTTCAAGGCCACCAGAGAGTCCACACCAGAGTGAAGCCGTATAAATGTGAGATGTGTGGGAAGGGCTTTAGTCAGAGCTCACGCCTTGAAGCACATCAGAGGGTCCACACCGGAGGGAAACCCTACAAATGTGCAGTGTGCACGAAGGGTTTCAGTGAGAGTTCCCGCCTCCAAGCCCATCAGAGGGTCCACACAGAAGGGAGGCCCTATAAATGTGAACAGTGCGGCAAGGGCTTCAGTGGGTTTTCAAGTCTTCAAGCCCATCACAGAGTCCACACTGGGGAAAAACCATACAAATGTGAAGTGTGTGGAAAGGGCTTCAGTCAGAGATCAAACCTCCAGGCTCATCAGAGAgtccacacaggagagaaaccctacAAATGTGACGCGTGCGGTAAGGGTTTCCGTTGGAGTTCAGGTCTTCTAATTCATCAAAGAGTCCACAGTGGTGATAAATTCTATACAAGTGAAGAGTATAGTAAGGGTTATCCTTCATCAGAGAATCCGTACAGAAGCGAAGTTCTGTAA